One Bartonella tribocorum CIP 105476 genomic window carries:
- the mutS gene encoding DNA mismatch repair protein MutS translates to MDKKNDHKNNLIPQPASSFASSQERPTPMMEQYIEIKAVHHDSLLFYRMGDFYELFFNDAIEAAQALGITLTARGKHLGQDIPMCGVPVHAADDYLQKLIACGYRVAVCEQTEDPAEAKKRGSKSVVRRDVVRLVTPGTITEEKLLDPTRANYLMTLSRIKTSDGEDFALSWIDISTGIFRVTESRQEKLLADIMRVDPQEIIVADAFFHDKSHKSLFNVLDHIVSPQPACLFDTLTAERDICTYFKLSTLEGVADYSRCELSAIVAAIRYIEKTQITHRPPLMQPERQNESATLFIDAATRLSLELIRTTSGQRDGSLLKAIDRTVTGGGSRLLIDRLIAPLTTPSAIDTRLDSIDFFLRNPSLAEAIKLVLKGGPDMPRAVSRLALGRGGPRDMATIQRGFEIIRELNQILNNELLPQEISDVQQIFSNLPVSLHCHLEQALADDLPLLKRDGGFIRSNYHKELDEMRALRDESRRVIAELQAQYAQETDIKTLKIKHNNILGYFIEITSTQASGLTNNPQAKARFIHRQTMANAMRFTTTELADLESRIAHAANHALTLELEIFDTLVQEIIEQVEFIRKAAEALAILDVSVALAYLAEEQGYCRPKIDHSLTFHITAGRHPVVEQALRKQAAEPFVANDCDLSVQENQQYAAIWLLTGPNMGGKSTFLRQNALIAIMAQMGSFVPATSAHIGVVDRLFSRVGASDDLARGRSTFMMEMVETATILNHASHHSLVILDEIGRGTSTFDGLSIAWAAVEYLHEVNHCRAILATHFHEMTALTEKLDRLHNVTMKVKNWDGDVVFLHEVTPGAADRSYGVQVAKLAGLPPAVITRATDVLHQLEQGEMAGKGHKLIDDLPLFSLKATSSLNEEKNKHDALHEALKNIHPDELSPKQALEAIYHLKQLEKNNGL, encoded by the coding sequence ATGGATAAAAAAAACGACCATAAAAATAATTTAATTCCACAGCCTGCCTCCTCATTCGCTTCCTCTCAAGAACGTCCTACCCCCATGATGGAGCAATACATAGAAATCAAAGCCGTCCATCATGATTCCCTTCTTTTTTACCGAATGGGGGATTTTTATGAATTATTTTTTAATGATGCAATTGAAGCTGCTCAGGCTTTAGGAATCACACTCACAGCACGCGGAAAACATTTAGGGCAAGATATTCCTATGTGTGGTGTTCCAGTTCACGCGGCAGACGATTATTTGCAAAAACTGATTGCTTGTGGTTATCGCGTTGCTGTTTGTGAACAAACAGAAGATCCTGCTGAGGCAAAAAAACGGGGATCAAAATCTGTTGTTCGGCGTGATGTTGTTCGCCTTGTAACCCCTGGAACAATAACAGAAGAAAAACTCCTTGATCCAACACGTGCAAATTATTTGATGACACTCTCCCGTATAAAAACCAGCGATGGAGAGGATTTTGCCCTTTCTTGGATTGATATTTCAACAGGCATATTTCGTGTAACAGAAAGCCGACAAGAAAAACTTTTAGCAGATATTATGCGTGTGGATCCGCAAGAAATTATTGTTGCTGATGCCTTTTTTCATGATAAATCCCACAAATCACTTTTTAATGTTCTTGATCATATCGTATCACCACAACCAGCTTGTCTCTTTGATACCCTCACCGCTGAACGCGATATTTGCACTTATTTTAAACTTTCAACACTTGAAGGTGTTGCCGATTATTCACGCTGCGAACTCTCTGCCATCGTGGCTGCTATTCGTTATATCGAAAAAACACAAATCACGCATCGTCCTCCCCTCATGCAACCTGAGCGCCAAAATGAAAGTGCTACCCTTTTTATCGATGCTGCAACTAGACTAAGCCTTGAACTTATTCGAACAACATCAGGTCAACGGGATGGAAGCTTATTGAAAGCGATTGACCGCACTGTAACAGGAGGAGGATCACGCCTTCTTATCGATCGTCTTATTGCTCCCCTCACCACCCCTTCAGCGATTGATACACGCTTGGATTCTATTGATTTTTTTCTCCGTAATCCTTCTCTTGCAGAAGCGATAAAACTCGTTTTAAAAGGGGGACCAGATATGCCCCGCGCCGTTTCACGTTTGGCTCTTGGACGAGGAGGTCCCCGCGATATGGCAACAATCCAGCGCGGCTTTGAGATCATTCGTGAATTGAATCAAATTCTTAATAATGAGCTTCTGCCTCAAGAAATAAGTGATGTACAACAAATATTCTCAAACTTACCCGTTTCTTTACATTGCCATTTAGAACAAGCATTGGCTGATGATCTCCCTCTGCTTAAACGTGATGGTGGTTTTATTCGCTCCAATTATCATAAAGAACTCGATGAAATGCGTGCTTTACGAGATGAATCTCGCCGTGTTATTGCTGAGCTTCAAGCACAATATGCCCAAGAAACAGATATTAAGACTCTTAAAATCAAGCATAATAATATTCTAGGCTACTTTATTGAAATCACCAGTACACAAGCATCTGGCCTTACAAATAATCCACAAGCTAAAGCTCGTTTTATTCATCGACAAACAATGGCAAACGCTATGCGTTTTACAACAACAGAGCTTGCTGACCTTGAAAGCCGTATTGCCCATGCTGCCAATCACGCATTAACCCTTGAACTAGAGATCTTTGATACTCTTGTTCAGGAAATTATTGAACAAGTTGAGTTTATTCGTAAAGCCGCTGAAGCGCTTGCTATTTTAGATGTGTCTGTTGCTTTAGCATATCTTGCTGAAGAACAAGGATATTGTCGCCCTAAAATTGATCATTCACTAACCTTTCATATTACAGCAGGACGCCATCCTGTCGTTGAGCAAGCACTCCGTAAACAAGCAGCCGAACCCTTCGTTGCCAATGATTGTGATCTCTCTGTACAAGAAAACCAGCAATATGCAGCAATCTGGCTTTTGACAGGGCCTAATATGGGAGGAAAATCAACTTTTTTGCGGCAAAATGCTCTCATTGCTATTATGGCACAAATGGGGTCCTTTGTTCCAGCAACTTCAGCACATATTGGCGTCGTTGATCGCCTGTTTAGTCGCGTTGGTGCTTCCGATGATCTTGCACGGGGGCGCTCAACCTTTATGATGGAAATGGTTGAAACAGCAACGATTCTCAATCATGCAAGTCACCATTCTCTTGTTATTCTTGATGAAATAGGACGTGGAACATCAACCTTTGATGGACTTTCTATTGCTTGGGCAGCCGTTGAATATCTCCATGAAGTTAATCACTGTCGTGCTATTCTCGCTACCCATTTTCATGAAATGACCGCTCTTACCGAAAAACTTGACAGACTGCATAATGTCACCATGAAAGTCAAAAATTGGGATGGTGATGTGGTTTTTCTTCATGAGGTCACACCAGGAGCGGCAGACCGATCCTATGGTGTACAGGTTGCAAAGCTTGCTGGACTTCCTCCAGCCGTTATTACACGAGCGACAGATGTTCTTCATCAATTAGAACAAGGTGAAATGGCTGGAAAAGGACACAAACTCATTGATGATTTACCTCTCTTTTCTCTTAAAGCAACCTCTTCCCTCAACGAAGAAAAAAACAAACATGATGCACTTCACGAAGCTTTAAAAAATATTCATCCCGATGAGCTCTCCCCTAAGCAAGCTTTAGAAGCAATTTACCACCTAAAACAGCTTGAAAAAAATAACGGTCTATAG